Below is a window of Flavobacterium sp. CFS9 DNA.
TCATGAAAAATTTCTGATGGACCTGCCCTTCCCTGACCGGACAGATGGTCTCAATGCGGAAAACTTTATTATAGAACATCAGTTTGCCCAGAATCAGAGGTTTGATGTTTCTGAAAAAGTCTATTTCCTCCGCTTCGTCTTCGAATCCCTTTTCAAGCACATGCTGCCGTGCAGTTTGAAGCACTTCCTTCAGATAGAGCGTCATCTGATGGGCCTCATCAATGAGGTGGGCGGTCTGGCAGGATAATTTCTCTTCTTTAATGCTGATTTGGGAAATAATGGAATGCAGTGAATTCATACTCGAAGGATTTAATGTAATATCTTTTACAAAAATTCCGGGCGCAGCAAAAAGTGCACTGCCTGCCGCTCTGGCATCAGAAACACTCATTGCGCCGTTCTCAAAAACAAACCTGCTGGTAAAAGATAGTACGGTTAGGTGAATTTATTAGCATTTTCGTTTAGGTGCTGGATTAAAACTTGAGGCTCAGACGATACTGGGTAGGTGAAAGTCTGGTGTTCTTTTTGAAAAAACCGCTGAACGCTGCAGGACTGTCAAAGTTGAGCTGTTCGGCAAGCTCGGAAACGGAAAGCTGCGTATCGGCCAGAAGCTGATAGGCTTCCGACAATACGGTCATTTCTATAAAACGTTTGGCTGAGATCCCTAAAACTGCTTTTACGGCTTTTCCCAAATGGCCGCTGCTGACATACAGGCACTCAGCATAAAATTTCACATTATGGTGCCTCGGCGAATTCTGCTGCACCAGGCTGATGAAATCCACTACTATCCTGTCATTTCGATAGTGGAGCTTTGCCGTGCTTTTGCCATATTTATAGCGCAGATCGATGTACTCGTAAACTATTATATTGAAGTAAAGCAGCACCATTTCGTCCCTGAAGACTGCATGCCTGCTGCCGATCTTTTTCTTCAGCAGACGCAGAAGCGATACGACATGCCGCAGTTCCTTCGCGTTAACTGCAAGAACTGGAGATTCCTTTCGGGCAAAAATTTCCATATAGCCTGCACCGAACCTTATGATCCTGCTGGAAACGGCAAATTCTGCAGTGCATGACACCAGCCATATGTGGAGACCCCCCGAGAGGGAGTCGACCGCGGCGCTTCCTGGAACAGCATATATATCGCCGGCCGCAATTTTTGCTCCGGACGAAGATTCTGCGAACGTAATGGAACCCGACACTACCGCCACAAGGGTAATCCAGCCTGGAACCATAAATTTGGAAAGCGCTTTTGCCGATCCGATATCATAAAGGTAAACCACTTTAAGGTCATTCCGCCAAAGACTGTCAGACATTGTATTCAAAATATTGCTTGTATTTGCATGTAATTTTAGGTGAAGTATGATCATTTTTCAAGGACCGGCTTTTTTTTTGGCTAGCCAGCCGCATGTCACAAAAAAGATAAATAGTATATTGATCAGTATGGCAACCAGGACATAAATAAAATGCCGTATTCCCGAATACTTGATCTCCCCGCCGCTTAGATAGCCCACCATCTCATCATAGCTCATAAGATCTGCGACAAGATAGAGGCTTGCTAGATTCAGCGCTATAAGGAAGAGGCAGGTGAAGACTCCTGCAGATCGCTTGTAACGCTCCAAAATGATTCGCAGGTTTATTCCCTGACGCTGTGCTTTTGGCATATTCCGACTGCCGCCGCCATTTTAAGTCCTAGAACAACGTTCTGATCAGATGCAAAGACGGTCTGTGCAATTTTAGTAACAGAGGTCTCCCAATCCTTATCCTTTCTTTTCCTTTCAGTTGAATAGCGTACAACGGAAGATATGGTAAGCAATATCTGCTTATCGCTGTTGCTCAGGGCAGAATTTCCCTGGATGCCCTGCTCATAAGAAACCAGCAGTGCATATAACTCCTGGTACGTATCCTCGGCATGCAGTTCCACAAGCTCCGAAAGCTGCAGAAGGCTGGTTCGGGCCTCTGTGCCAAGAATTGATGATAATAGAACATCATCAAGCTCGGCATCAGATGAAATTATCGGGGTGATTTGATGAAGCCTCTGGTGCAGAACTGCGTCGTTCGCCATTCCATCCAGCTCCGGATAAGTATCGGCTATCGAGTCAATCAGTACGGCAGCATGTTCAACCGAATTCAGTTCCAGACTGTCCGTGTCTATAATGTCTAGTATTTTGCTGTAGAAGCTCCCTGCAGCATCATAGGGGTTGTCCGGATTTTCAGCATCCGCCTGGTTTTCTCTCATTGTCATGGCAGCTTGGCCATTCTCAATATTTGCCATTAAAGGCTCTTGGGAGCAGGCAATGGTGAAAAATGGCAGAATTGCAAGCCATAGTTTTATGTTTTTCATGTTTGATGTGTTAAATGTTACTGATTTTTATTCAGTTCATTTTTCACCCGGGAGAAGCAGAACTATTCGCTGGAGTCTTTCCAGAATTTTGCTTTGAATTCAAAAGCAAATCTATTGGGTAAAACCATCACATACAAACACTTATATAGCAATTTACAGCAATACTACTGTCTTTTTTCTGAAAATCGACATACCTTTTTAACCCTAAATTTCATCGCATTTTGCTTTTTTATAGCTATATTTGAGCCATTTGGATTTCCTGTTAACAACATGGCTGTGGGAATATTTTTGGCCCACGTCATTTCCTTTCATAACAAACCGCTAAAATTTAATCTATGGTAAAATATTTACTGGTTATCTCTTTGTGCTTCGGTTATAATGTTAATGCACAAAAAACTGTTCCCAGAATTCCGGACTCCTTGAAAAGCGCAGATTTCGACTATCTTTTCGACTGTATCGAAAAACAGGATATTGACTCCGCAAAAAGAGAGATCTTCCTTAAGGCTTTTCTGGATAAGGCCCGATCAGAGAAAAACTGGGAAGAGCTTTCAAATGCCTATAAAAATTATGTCCATTATGCTCCTGCAGCGCAAAAGCTCATCTATGCAGACAGTATGGTCATGGCGGCCAAAAAATCAAATGACAATTCAATCATCGGTTCGGCTTATCTGTCAAGAGGCGTGGCCTACTATGGGCAGAAACGTCTTAGAAAAGCTATGGACAGCTATCTGATTGCAGATCAGTATATATCCA
It encodes the following:
- a CDS encoding helix-turn-helix domain-containing protein → MIILHLKLHANTSNILNTMSDSLWRNDLKVVYLYDIGSAKALSKFMVPGWITLVAVVSGSITFAESSSGAKIAAGDIYAVPGSAAVDSLSGGLHIWLVSCTAEFAVSSRIIRFGAGYMEIFARKESPVLAVNAKELRHVVSLLRLLKKKIGSRHAVFRDEMVLLYFNIIVYEYIDLRYKYGKSTAKLHYRNDRIVVDFISLVQQNSPRHHNVKFYAECLYVSSGHLGKAVKAVLGISAKRFIEMTVLSEAYQLLADTQLSVSELAEQLNFDSPAAFSGFFKKNTRLSPTQYRLSLKF